In one Siniperca chuatsi isolate FFG_IHB_CAS linkage group LG14, ASM2008510v1, whole genome shotgun sequence genomic region, the following are encoded:
- the LOC122888266 gene encoding hepatitis A virus cellular receptor 1-like, whose amino-acid sequence MLSLLLHTFVSVCVVTAPARVSAVTTETVVAGRKVTLPCRSEAVSRGGVEVCWGRGRPSLFSCHNTVINAAGDQITYRRSHRYSVSSSSLSIVNSRPSDSGFYHCRVQLPGLFNDQTFTVLLIVINPRSVVSDSSATETSSQDAENLNAPHATGDTGQVTERGSDVTGDDTTGPMVALVQSSVQQQQVNSLQSFIGNTVRVSFITFIPALLLTAAYRVWRYKQRSETDRRLNQSEEQEDSSV is encoded by the exons atgcTGTCGCTCCTTCTTCACACCTTCGTCTCCGTCTGTGTCGTCACAG cgCCAGCCCGTGTGTCGGCGGTCACCACGGAGACGGTGGTGGCCGGGAGGAAGGTGACGCTGCCGTGTCGTTCGGAGGCGGTGAGTCGGGGAGGAGTGGAGGTGTGCTGGGGTAGAGGACGGCCGTCATTGTTCAGCTGCCACAACACTGTGATCAACGCCGCCGGAGATCAGATCACATACAGGAGGTCACACAG gtACTcagtgtcctcctcctctctgtccatcGTTAACTCTCGACCGTCAGACTCTGGTTTCTATCACTGCAGAGTTCAGCTGCCCGGCCTGTTCAACGACCAAACATTCACCGTTCTCCTCATCGTCATCAACC CCCGCTCTGTGGTCTCTGACTCTTCAGCAACAGAAACCAGTTCCCAGGATGCCGAGAACCTGAACGCACCACACGCGACAG GTGACACGGGAcaggtgacagagagaggaagtgatgtcacagggGACGACACCACGGGGCCGATGGTGGCGCTGGTTCAG tcatccgtccagcagcagcaggtcaaCAGTCTGCAGAGCTTCATTGGAAACACAGTGCGAGTGTCCTTCATCACCTTCATACCTGCactgctgctgactgctgcttaca gAGTTTGGCGGTATAAACAGAGATCAGAGACTGACAGGAGGCTGAACCAatcagaggagcaggaggacagCTCTGTGTAG
- the LOC122888698 gene encoding LOW QUALITY PROTEIN: hepatitis A virus cellular receptor 1 homolog (The sequence of the model RefSeq protein was modified relative to this genomic sequence to represent the inferred CDS: deleted 1 base in 1 codon), with the protein MPIVLLLALLTVSERVSSRVVGQTGQSVTLPCKYDISKHGATFVCWGRGEIPLSGCGDLLVSTDGHRVKEETRASSRYQLLGRLDAGDVSLTILNLTETDAGRYGCRVEVPGWFNNEKHVFDVAIERGRITTTTTAQTGRDVIMWRGSDVTGNKPTDLIVTLAQEQQQVNSLQSFIGNTVRFSFITFIPALLLTAAYRGWRCNQRSETDRRLDQSVEGGGSSV; encoded by the exons ATGCCGATCGTTCTGCTGCTCGCTCTCCTCACAG TCAGTGAACGTGTCAGCAGCAGAGTCGTTGGTCAAACAGGTCAGAGCGTCACTCTGCCCTGTAAATATGACATCAGCAAACACGGAGCGACT TTCGTCTGTTGGGGTCGAGGAGAAATTCCACTGTCAGGCTGCGGCGACCTGCTCGTCTCCACCGACGGACATCGAGTGAAAGAAGAAACCAGAGCTTCCAGCAGGTATCAGCTACTGGGACGACTGGATGCAGGTGATGTTTCTCTGACGATACTGAACCTCACAGAGACAGACGCTGGACGGTATGGGTGCAGGGTGGAGGTACCCGGGTGGttcaataatgaaaaacatgtcTTCGATGTGGCCATTGAGAGAG GTCGCATCACAACAACCACCACAGCACAGACAGGACGTGATGTCATCATGTGgagaggaagtgatgtcacaggCAACAAACCCACAGACCTCATTGTGACACTGGCTCAGGAG cagcagcaggtcaaCAGTCTGCAGAGCTTCATTGGAAACACAGTGCGATTCTCCTTCATCACCTTCATACCTGCactgctgctgactgctgcttaca GAGGTTGGAGGTGTAACCAGAGATCAGAGACTGACAGGAGGCTGGACCAATCAGTGGAGGGGGGAGGCAGCTCTGTGTAG